Proteins found in one Arthrobacter pascens genomic segment:
- a CDS encoding DUF5655 domain-containing protein — MTGAQARPSTPEELFRDSPAGMELYRAAHSLITTTVAASVRTTTSQVAFRRRRGFAYVWNPRRNLKTDVPAVLSIALPRRIDSPRFKEIVHPSANVWMHHLELRTAAELDAEVAEWLTEAYEAAA, encoded by the coding sequence TTGACCGGCGCGCAGGCCAGGCCGTCCACGCCCGAGGAACTCTTTCGGGATTCACCGGCCGGGATGGAGCTCTACCGTGCAGCGCACAGCCTGATCACCACCACTGTCGCCGCGAGCGTCCGCACCACCACAAGCCAAGTGGCGTTCCGTCGCCGGAGAGGCTTCGCCTACGTGTGGAATCCCCGCCGGAACCTCAAGACTGACGTTCCGGCAGTCCTCTCCATCGCGCTGCCCCGGCGGATCGATTCGCCCAGGTTCAAGGAAATCGTTCACCCGTCTGCCAATGTCTGGATGCACCATCTGGAACTGCGAACCGCGGCCGAGCTCGACGCCGAGGTGGCCGAATGGCTCACGGAGGCGTACGAGGCGGCGGCGTGA
- a CDS encoding SURF1 family cytochrome oxidase biogenesis protein, with product MYRFLFSSKWLGYLLLAAIFATACVFLGRWQMDRRAETLAEINRVVSNYSAAPIPFAEARDEFAQLDPEKEWTQVELKGRYDVTGQRIVRNRPLNGQPGYEVVVPFKLDSGETVVIDRGWLPIGNNNPGSPDSVPEPPSGEVTAIVRLKPGEPQLQRGAPDGQLASIDLPAYSDELGYPLLTGAYGQLASETPAAADMPFPFPMPSTEEGTHLSYSLQWFAFGVLMFVGFGYAARQQARNAAIDAEDALEAEEAGLEPMHSTAAAPRRRTPAPRRSGKPTAEEEEDAILDAQGY from the coding sequence ATGTATCGTTTCCTTTTCTCCAGCAAATGGCTGGGCTATCTCCTGCTGGCCGCCATCTTCGCCACGGCCTGCGTCTTCCTGGGACGATGGCAGATGGACCGCAGGGCAGAGACCCTCGCCGAAATCAACCGCGTGGTATCCAACTACTCCGCCGCCCCCATCCCCTTTGCCGAGGCCAGGGACGAGTTCGCCCAGCTGGATCCCGAGAAGGAATGGACCCAGGTTGAGCTCAAGGGCCGCTACGATGTCACAGGCCAAAGGATCGTCCGGAACCGTCCCCTGAACGGACAGCCCGGCTATGAAGTGGTAGTGCCATTCAAACTGGACTCCGGCGAGACGGTGGTGATCGACCGGGGCTGGCTGCCCATCGGCAACAACAACCCCGGCAGTCCCGACTCGGTACCCGAGCCACCTTCCGGAGAAGTGACCGCCATCGTCCGGCTCAAACCCGGTGAGCCGCAGCTGCAGCGCGGCGCTCCCGACGGACAGCTGGCGTCCATTGACCTTCCCGCCTACTCGGACGAGCTCGGCTACCCGCTGCTGACCGGCGCCTACGGCCAGCTCGCCTCGGAGACACCCGCCGCCGCTGACATGCCGTTCCCCTTTCCCATGCCCTCCACCGAGGAAGGGACGCACCTGTCCTATTCGCTGCAGTGGTTCGCCTTCGGCGTCCTGATGTTCGTGGGCTTCGGGTACGCGGCGCGCCAGCAGGCCCGCAACGCCGCCATCGACGCCGAGGACGCGCTGGAGGCCGAAGAAGCCGGACTGGAACCGATGCATTCAACCGCCGCCGCGCCACGCCGTCGTACTCCTGCTCCTCGAAGGAGCGGAAAGCCTACCGCCGAGGAAGAGGAAGATGCCATCCTGGACGCCCAGGGGTACTGA
- a CDS encoding ABC-F family ATP-binding cassette domain-containing protein — MITVQDLELRAGARLLMDQVSFRIDKGDKIGLVGRNGAGKTTLTRVLAGEGLPAAGKVTRTGEIGYLPQDPRTPDMEQLARDRILAARGLDIAVGKLRVAHDEMASEDADVQRKAMNRYDRLESEFLAAGGYAAEAEAAAICSNLALPDRILNQPLKTLSGGQRRRVELARILYSDAETMLLDEPTNHLDADSIAWLRDFLKNHQGGLIVISHDTELLEATVNKVFLLDANRAQIDFYNMDWKRYLTQRETDERARKRERANAEKKAQVLFDQANKMRAKATKAVAAQNMAKRAERLLSGLEAVRENDRVAALRFPDPSPCGKTPLTAEGLSKSYGSLEIFTDVDLAIDRGSKVVILGLNGAGKTTLLRMLAGVDKPDTGDVIPGHGLKVGYYAQEHETLDVSRTVLENMRSSAPDMQDAEVRGILGSFLFSGDDVDKPAGVLSGGEKTRLALATIVASSANVLLLDEPTNNLDPASRAEILGALRNYSGAVVLVSHDEGAVEALNPERVVLLPDGVEDLWNEDYLDLITLA; from the coding sequence GTGATTACTGTCCAGGATCTTGAACTGCGCGCCGGCGCCCGGCTCCTTATGGACCAGGTGAGCTTCCGCATCGACAAGGGAGACAAGATCGGCCTGGTAGGCCGGAACGGTGCAGGCAAAACAACCTTGACCCGGGTGCTCGCCGGCGAAGGACTGCCGGCTGCGGGCAAAGTGACCCGCACCGGAGAGATCGGCTACCTTCCGCAGGATCCCCGCACGCCGGACATGGAACAGCTTGCCCGCGACCGCATCCTTGCGGCCAGGGGTCTGGACATCGCCGTCGGCAAGCTGCGCGTGGCGCACGATGAAATGGCCAGCGAGGACGCCGATGTCCAGCGCAAGGCGATGAACCGCTACGACCGGCTGGAATCCGAGTTCCTGGCGGCCGGCGGTTACGCGGCTGAGGCAGAGGCCGCTGCCATCTGCTCCAACCTGGCGCTGCCGGACCGCATCCTGAACCAGCCGCTCAAGACCCTCTCCGGCGGCCAGCGCCGACGTGTAGAACTGGCCCGGATCCTTTACTCCGACGCCGAGACCATGCTCCTTGATGAGCCCACCAACCACCTTGATGCCGACTCCATAGCGTGGCTGCGCGACTTCCTCAAGAACCACCAGGGCGGGCTCATCGTCATCAGCCACGACACCGAACTCCTGGAAGCCACCGTGAACAAGGTCTTCCTGCTGGATGCAAACCGTGCCCAGATCGACTTCTACAACATGGACTGGAAGCGCTACCTCACCCAGCGCGAAACCGACGAGCGCGCCCGCAAGCGTGAACGCGCCAACGCCGAGAAAAAGGCCCAGGTCCTTTTCGACCAGGCCAATAAGATGCGCGCCAAGGCCACCAAGGCTGTCGCAGCGCAGAACATGGCCAAGCGTGCCGAACGCCTGCTCAGCGGGCTGGAAGCGGTACGCGAGAACGACCGCGTGGCCGCCCTGCGCTTCCCCGACCCGTCACCGTGCGGCAAGACCCCACTCACCGCCGAGGGCCTCAGCAAGTCCTACGGGTCCTTGGAAATCTTCACCGACGTCGATCTGGCCATCGACCGCGGTTCCAAGGTGGTGATCCTGGGCCTGAACGGTGCAGGCAAGACCACGCTGCTGCGCATGTTGGCCGGCGTCGACAAACCTGACACCGGGGACGTCATTCCGGGCCACGGGCTCAAGGTGGGCTACTACGCCCAGGAACACGAAACCCTCGATGTCAGCCGGACTGTCCTGGAAAACATGCGCTCGTCGGCACCGGACATGCAGGACGCCGAGGTCCGTGGCATCCTCGGCTCGTTCCTGTTCTCCGGTGACGACGTCGACAAGCCGGCCGGCGTCCTCTCCGGCGGCGAGAAGACCCGCCTCGCACTGGCCACGATCGTGGCCTCCAGCGCCAACGTGCTCCTGCTCGATGAGCCCACCAACAACCTGGACCCTGCAAGCCGCGCCGAAATCCTTGGCGCACTCCGCAACTACAGCGGCGCCGTCGTCCTGGTCAGCCACGATGAGGGCGCTGTCGAGGCACTCAACCCGGAGCGCGTCGTCCTCCTGCCCGACGGTGTCGAAGACCTCTGGAACGAGGACTACCTGGACCTGATTACGTTGGCTTAG
- a CDS encoding DUF3099 domain-containing protein — translation MTLENHAGQPVSGDPERFSGDSGVHSITDAAAAHSEDMRQRMIKYALAMGIRMVCLILIFVVDGWFKIVMVAGAVFLPWIAVVIANGSDKAEIHSDSLLDSAPLAELEGPEWAPAEDSSTSAVLQGELIDDDDEPNHGQERRAS, via the coding sequence GTGACCCTTGAAAACCATGCCGGACAGCCCGTGTCCGGAGATCCTGAACGGTTCTCCGGCGATTCGGGGGTCCACTCCATTACGGACGCCGCGGCAGCCCATTCCGAGGACATGCGCCAGCGCATGATCAAGTACGCGCTGGCCATGGGGATCCGCATGGTATGCCTCATCCTCATTTTTGTGGTGGACGGCTGGTTCAAGATCGTTATGGTTGCCGGCGCGGTATTCCTGCCGTGGATCGCAGTGGTGATCGCCAATGGCAGCGACAAGGCGGAAATCCACAGTGATTCGCTGCTGGACTCGGCGCCGCTCGCCGAACTGGAGGGCCCTGAGTGGGCCCCCGCCGAGGACAGTTCCACCTCTGCAGTCCTGCAGGGCGAACTCATCGATGATGACGACGAACCCAACCACGGACAGGAACGGCGCGCTTCATGA
- the fabG gene encoding 3-oxoacyl-ACP reductase FabG, which translates to MSEAVTAARSVLITGGNRGIGLAIAEAFLANGDKVAVTYRSESQLPDGILGVKADVTDESSVDAAFAEVEAAHGPVEVLVANAGITKDTLLMRMSEDDFTSVIDTNLTGAFRVIKRASKGMIRLRKGRVVLISSVSGLYGAPGQINYSASKAGLVGIARSLTRELGSRGITANVVAPGFINTDMTAELSEATQKDYLSKVPAGRFADASEVANVVRWISSDEAAYISGAVIPVDGGLGMGH; encoded by the coding sequence ATGTCTGAAGCAGTTACCGCGGCCCGCAGCGTCCTGATCACGGGAGGCAACCGAGGCATCGGGCTGGCCATCGCCGAGGCGTTCCTGGCCAACGGCGACAAGGTTGCCGTGACGTACCGGAGCGAGTCGCAGCTGCCCGACGGAATCCTTGGCGTCAAGGCCGATGTGACGGACGAATCTTCCGTTGATGCGGCGTTCGCCGAGGTGGAAGCTGCCCACGGTCCGGTGGAGGTCCTGGTGGCAAATGCAGGGATCACCAAGGACACCCTCCTGATGCGGATGAGCGAGGATGACTTCACCTCAGTGATCGACACCAACCTCACCGGGGCGTTCCGCGTCATCAAGCGGGCGTCCAAGGGCATGATCCGTCTCCGGAAGGGCCGCGTAGTCCTGATCTCCTCGGTCTCCGGACTTTACGGAGCCCCCGGCCAGATCAACTATTCGGCGTCGAAGGCCGGACTGGTGGGCATCGCCCGCTCGCTGACCCGTGAACTGGGATCGCGCGGGATCACGGCCAACGTTGTGGCTCCCGGTTTCATCAACACGGACATGACGGCTGAACTGTCGGAGGCAACCCAGAAGGATTACCTGTCCAAGGTCCCTGCCGGCCGCTTTGCTGACGCCTCCGAGGTGGCAAATGTGGTCCGCTGGATTTCCAGCGACGAAGCAGCGTACATCTCCGGGGCCGTTATCCCCGTGGACGGCGGATTGGGCATGGGTCACTAG
- the serB gene encoding phosphoserine phosphatase SerB, with protein sequence MTSNVTAVSYGLKLTPAELEQLRSLLTRNGATLEAESRTGDSRYEVHTAELAMADTTAAGIAALRRAVAEAEADGPETAIVPAGLRAAPRKLLIMDVDSTLIQQEVIELLAAYAGKREEVAAVTEAAMRGELDFAQSLHARVLVLAGLPATVVDAVRAEVRLSEGAAELVAAFKAAGHVVGVVSGGFNQILQPIAEDLGLDYWIANELEIVDGALTGKVLGAVIDRAAKEKYLRKWAAGEGIPMEHTIAVGDGANDLDMLGAAGIGVAFNAKPAVRAVADSVVNMPYLDAVRHIAGV encoded by the coding sequence ATGACTTCGAACGTGACTGCGGTCAGCTATGGCCTCAAACTGACCCCTGCGGAGCTGGAGCAGCTGCGTTCCCTCCTGACCCGGAACGGTGCAACCCTCGAGGCGGAATCCCGGACCGGGGACAGCCGCTATGAGGTTCACACCGCGGAGCTGGCTATGGCTGACACCACGGCGGCCGGGATTGCCGCCCTTCGCCGTGCGGTGGCAGAGGCCGAGGCTGACGGGCCGGAGACCGCGATTGTGCCCGCAGGGCTGCGCGCGGCTCCCCGCAAGCTCCTGATCATGGATGTTGATTCAACGCTCATTCAGCAGGAAGTCATTGAACTCCTGGCGGCGTACGCGGGCAAACGGGAGGAAGTGGCCGCCGTTACGGAAGCCGCCATGCGCGGTGAACTGGATTTCGCCCAGAGCCTGCACGCCCGGGTGCTTGTGCTCGCCGGCCTCCCCGCCACCGTCGTCGACGCCGTGCGGGCGGAAGTGAGGCTCAGTGAGGGCGCCGCTGAACTGGTGGCCGCATTCAAGGCAGCCGGACACGTGGTGGGCGTCGTTTCCGGCGGGTTCAACCAGATCCTGCAGCCGATCGCGGAAGACCTGGGCCTGGACTACTGGATTGCCAACGAGCTGGAAATTGTGGACGGCGCCCTCACCGGCAAAGTCCTGGGCGCTGTCATCGACCGCGCCGCCAAGGAAAAGTACCTGCGCAAGTGGGCTGCGGGCGAGGGTATCCCGATGGAACACACCATCGCAGTAGGCGACGGCGCCAATGACCTTGACATGCTGGGGGCAGCCGGGATCGGCGTGGCCTTCAATGCCAAACCGGCAGTCCGTGCCGTTGCCGATTCCGTCGTCAACATGCCGTACCTTGACGCCGTGCGGCACATCGCAGGAGTCTGA
- a CDS encoding SDR family oxidoreductase: MGLLDNKTAIVTGSSRGIGAEVAKILAGEGAAVVVNYRQKAPRANKVVAGIEAAGGRATAVGADLTTQEGVQALASAAMENFGSLDVLVLNASGGMESGMEDDYALKLNRDAQVNMLNAAVPLMKEGSRVVFVTSHQAHFINSVPTMPEYEPVARSKRAGEDALRELLPNLAEKGISLVVVSGDMIEGTVTATLLDRSSPGAIEARRAEAGKLYSVEEFAEVVAGMATADVESGHTEYAGGADYFGKSAN, translated from the coding sequence ATGGGACTGCTGGACAACAAGACTGCCATCGTGACCGGATCCTCGCGGGGAATCGGCGCCGAAGTGGCCAAGATCCTCGCCGGCGAGGGTGCCGCCGTCGTCGTCAACTACCGCCAGAAGGCGCCCCGCGCCAACAAAGTGGTGGCCGGGATCGAAGCCGCCGGCGGACGCGCCACTGCGGTGGGCGCGGATCTCACCACCCAGGAAGGCGTGCAGGCGCTTGCCAGCGCGGCCATGGAAAATTTCGGTTCGCTGGACGTCCTGGTGCTCAACGCCTCGGGCGGCATGGAGTCGGGCATGGAAGACGACTACGCCCTCAAGCTCAACCGGGATGCGCAGGTCAACATGCTCAACGCCGCCGTGCCCTTGATGAAGGAAGGCTCCCGCGTGGTCTTCGTGACCAGCCACCAGGCCCACTTCATCAACTCCGTTCCCACCATGCCGGAGTACGAGCCCGTTGCCCGCAGCAAGCGCGCCGGCGAAGACGCACTCCGTGAACTCCTGCCGAACCTGGCGGAGAAGGGTATCTCCCTGGTGGTTGTGTCGGGTGACATGATCGAAGGAACCGTGACGGCGACCCTCCTGGACCGTTCCAGCCCGGGCGCCATCGAGGCACGCCGGGCCGAAGCAGGCAAGCTCTACTCCGTTGAAGAGTTCGCTGAAGTGGTAGCCGGCATGGCCACTGCCGACGTCGAGTCAGGCCACACGGAGTACGCCGGCGGTGCCGACTACTTCGGTAAGAGCGCCAACTAA